The proteins below come from a single Drosophila kikkawai strain 14028-0561.14 chromosome 3R, DkikHiC1v2, whole genome shotgun sequence genomic window:
- the AstA-R2 gene encoding allatostatin-A receptor, with amino-acid sequence MENTTLITGETLANISLANTTRSDENITSFFTEEEWLALTGILPWLVGFTFGAIAITGFLGNLLVILVVVFNNNMRSTTNLMIVNLAVADLLFVILCIPFTAADYVTDYWPFGGFWCRSVQYLIVVTAFASIYTLVLMSIDRFLAVVHPIRSRMMRTENITMVAIVTLWVVILVVSVPVAFINDFAVMSDGKRSIGMCTFKANDYISPRTFQVSFFISSYLLPLMIISGLYVRMIMRLWHQGSGVRMSKESQRGRKRVTRLVVVVVIAFASLWLPIQLILLLKSLDIIQINSLPKVVMQVSAQTLAYSSSCINPLLYAFLSDNFRKAFYKAINCSPRYQNYTSDLPPPRKTSCARTSTTGL; translated from the exons ATGGAAAACACAACTCTGATCACCGGCGAGACGCTGGCCAATATATCCCTGGCCAATACCACCCGAAGCGACGAAAATATAACCTCCTTTTTCACGGAGGAGGAGTGGCTGGCCCTCACGGGCATACTGCCTTGGCTGGTAGGCTTCACCTTCGGCGCCATCGCCATTACGGGATTCTTGGGCAACCTGCTGGTCATCTTGGTGGTGGTATTCAACAACAATATGCGGTCGACAACCAACCTGATGATCGTAAACCTGGCCGTGGCAGATCTACTGTTCGTGATCCTTTGCATTCCCTTCACGGCCGCCGACTATGTCACGGACTACTGGCCGTTTGGAGGATTCTGGTGCCGGAGTGTCCAGTATTTGATTGTGGTGACGGCCTTTGCATCCATCTACACGCTGGTACTGATGTCCATCGATCGCTTCCTGGCCGTAGTCCATCCCATCCGGTCGCGGATGATGCGCACGGAAAACATCACCATGGTCGCGATAGTTACCCTCTGGGTGGTGATTCTGGTCGTCTCGGTACCCGTGGCCTTCATAAACGACTTCGCG GTAATGTCCGATGGCAAAAGGAGCATCGGCATGTGCACCTTCAAGGCGAACGATTACATTAGCCCGCGCACCTTCCAGGTGTCCTTTTTCATTAGCTCCTACCTGCTGCCACTGATGATCATCAGCGGGCTGTACGTGCGCATGATCATGAGACTGTGGCACCAGGGAAGCGGCGTACGCATGTCCAAGGAGTCGCAGCGGGGACGCAAGCGGGTCACCCGCCTGGTCGTGGTGGTGGTCATAGCCTTTGCCTCGCTCTGGCTGCCCATTCAG CTCATCCTTTTACTCAAGTCGCTGGATATCATCCAAATCAACAGCCTGCCGAAGGTCGTCATGCAGGTCAGTGCTCAGACACTGGCATACAGCAGCTCCTGCATCAATCCGTTGCTCTACGCCTTCCTCTCCGACAATTTCCGAAAGGCCTTCTACAAG